In Burkholderia sp. NRF60-BP8, a single window of DNA contains:
- a CDS encoding glycosyltransferase family 4 protein, giving the protein MKIMIVTDAWEPQVNGVVRTLKSTSRELTALGHRVELLTPLEFRTVPCPTYPEIRLSILPYRKLRARIDAFAPDALHIATEGPLGLAARRYARTRKLPYTTAYHTRFPEYVQARFGIPLAATYRFLHWFHGPSLAVMAPTPVVKQDLEKYGFTNVVLWTRGVDLDIFRPMESKVLNTARPIFLYVGRVAIEKNVEAFLRLDLPGSKWVAGEGPALAELKSRYPEANYLGVLSQAELAKVYAAADVFVFPSRTDTFGLVLLEALACGTPVAAYPVTGPIDVLSGGDAGAMHEDLQEACLEALKIERTTARAWAERFSWRAASEQFASHLKPLPKTAYSPAEGAAV; this is encoded by the coding sequence ATGAAGATCATGATCGTCACCGACGCGTGGGAACCGCAGGTCAACGGCGTCGTGCGCACGCTGAAGAGCACGTCGCGCGAACTCACGGCGCTCGGCCACCGCGTCGAACTGCTGACGCCGCTGGAATTCCGCACGGTACCGTGCCCGACCTACCCCGAGATCCGCCTGTCGATCCTGCCGTACCGCAAGCTGCGCGCGCGGATCGATGCGTTCGCGCCCGACGCGCTGCACATCGCGACCGAAGGCCCGCTCGGGTTGGCCGCCCGGCGCTATGCGCGCACCCGCAAGCTGCCGTACACGACCGCCTACCACACGCGCTTTCCGGAATACGTGCAGGCGCGCTTCGGCATTCCGCTCGCCGCGACCTACCGCTTCCTGCACTGGTTCCACGGCCCGTCGCTCGCGGTGATGGCGCCGACGCCGGTCGTCAAGCAGGATCTCGAGAAATACGGCTTCACGAACGTGGTGCTGTGGACGCGCGGCGTCGATCTCGACATCTTCCGGCCGATGGAGTCGAAGGTGCTCAACACCGCGCGGCCGATCTTCCTGTACGTGGGGCGCGTCGCGATCGAGAAGAACGTCGAGGCGTTCCTGCGCCTCGATCTGCCCGGCTCGAAATGGGTCGCGGGCGAAGGCCCCGCGCTCGCGGAACTGAAGTCGCGCTACCCGGAGGCGAACTATCTCGGCGTGCTGTCGCAGGCCGAGCTCGCGAAGGTGTATGCTGCGGCCGACGTGTTCGTGTTCCCGAGTCGCACCGACACGTTCGGCCTCGTCCTGCTCGAGGCGCTCGCCTGCGGCACGCCGGTGGCCGCGTATCCCGTCACGGGCCCGATCGACGTGCTCAGCGGAGGCGACGCCGGCGCGATGCACGAGGACCTGCAGGAAGCCTGCCTCGAGGCGCTGAAGATCGAACGCACGACTGCGCGCGCGTGGGCCGAACGCTTCTCGTGGCGCGCGGCGTCCGAGCAGTTCGCGTCGCATCTGAAGCCACTGCCGAAGACCGCGTACTCGCCCGCCGAAGGTGCCGCCGTTTGA
- a CDS encoding UDP-2,3-diacylglucosamine diphosphatase, which translates to MGQKTSATSLFRHPIGARAATAFLSGSGATDGVVSHKPPVAHTTQHEDPEPSAHRYRTIWLSDIHLGSSGCQAPYLLDFLRHNDSEYLYLVGDIIDGWQLKKGWYWPQAHNDVVQKILRKARKGTQVVYIPGNHDEGARQFCDLAFGDIQVRGEAFHTTLAGKRLWIVHGDLFDGVIQHAKWLAYLGDTLYTLILVLNRWFNRIRSRLGFQYWSLSQYLKHQVKNAVNFISQFETVMTDEARRRGCDGVVCGHIHKAEIRDIDGVLYCNDGDWVESLSALVETMEGELKIVYWTVMRAAPSETTSRKAKATA; encoded by the coding sequence ATGGGCCAGAAAACGTCCGCGACCTCACTGTTTCGTCACCCCATCGGCGCTCGCGCCGCCACTGCGTTCCTGTCCGGCTCGGGGGCAACCGACGGCGTGGTGTCGCACAAGCCGCCCGTCGCGCACACCACGCAGCACGAGGACCCCGAGCCGTCCGCCCATCGCTACCGCACCATCTGGCTGTCCGACATCCACCTCGGCTCGAGCGGCTGCCAGGCGCCTTACCTGCTGGACTTCCTGCGTCACAACGACTCGGAATACCTGTACCTCGTCGGCGACATCATCGACGGCTGGCAGTTGAAGAAAGGCTGGTACTGGCCACAGGCGCACAACGACGTCGTGCAGAAGATCCTGCGCAAGGCGCGCAAGGGCACGCAGGTGGTCTACATCCCCGGCAACCACGACGAAGGCGCGCGGCAGTTCTGCGATCTCGCGTTCGGCGACATCCAGGTGCGCGGCGAGGCATTCCACACGACGCTCGCAGGCAAACGTTTGTGGATCGTGCACGGCGACCTGTTCGACGGCGTGATCCAGCACGCGAAATGGCTCGCGTACCTCGGCGACACGCTCTACACGCTGATCCTCGTGCTGAACCGCTGGTTCAACCGGATCCGCAGCCGGCTGGGCTTCCAGTACTGGTCGCTGTCGCAGTACCTGAAGCACCAGGTGAAGAACGCGGTCAACTTCATCTCGCAGTTCGAGACCGTGATGACCGACGAGGCGCGCCGCCGCGGCTGCGACGGCGTCGTGTGCGGCCATATCCACAAGGCCGAGATCCGCGACATCGACGGCGTGCTGTACTGCAACGACGGCGACTGGGTCGAAAGCCTGTCCGCGCTCGTCGAAACGATGGAAGGCGAACTGAAGATCGTCTACTGGACGGTGATGCGCGCCGCGCCGTCGGAGACCACGTCGCGCAAGGCCAAGGCCACTGCCTGA